Genomic window (Christensenellaceae bacterium):
GATGTTGACGGCATAGGCACATTGAATCCGTTTAGGTACAGGGGTTATTACTTTGACCAAGAGACGGGTCTGTATTACCTAAAGTCAAGGTATTATGATAGCGAGACGGGTAGGTTTATTAATATGGATAGCTTAGAGAAGCTAAACCCAAGTGCCATCAACGGCTTAAACCTATACGCTTACTGTCTTAATAACCCAAACAAATTTCACGACCCAAATGGCAGAAACCCGCTGTTGTTAATACTTCTGCTGATAGGGGTTGGAGGAATTGTTGGAGGCGCTGTAATCAACGGTGCGATTAATGCAAGCAATGCATCAAATTCAGGAGCTAACTTTTGGGAAACATCAAAAG
Coding sequences:
- a CDS encoding RHS repeat-associated core domain-containing protein, which produces MNYSTVVAQYAYDAWGNCTIVTDVDGIGTLNPFRYRGYYFDQETGLYYLKSRYYDSETGRFINMDSLEKLNPSAINGLNLYAYCLNNPNKFHDPNGRNPLLLILLLIGVGGIVGGAVINGAINASNASNSGANFWETSKAFFDEAWGTISKVGQHMWDVASAYGKQVNNIWEWLKTPQGQTFLGISGEALGIIAATGIPYVSGAAFLLYFGVFIIQGLTYIF